A genomic region of Mesorhizobium sp. NZP2077 contains the following coding sequences:
- a CDS encoding outer membrane protein, whose amino-acid sequence MFNTARKALFALLFAGLAWPVFAADLPEPQVEEAPPPAYEQPVDVGGWYIRGDIDYHKSDVRGIDYSTYSLDPCNCGNILVGGKSFDYAKLKGGFSLGGGVGYKISDHLRADVTADYWFKSNFNGGTSDLLTSSVEVSKMSALLLLANAYVDIGTWHGITPYVGAGIGGAHVKWETVYDPTPGATETNPGASNWRFAYALMAGASYCLTDKVILDAGYRFSHIQGGRMFEWDTSSAGPGFDRGINTHEVRGGLRYQFGGNNGCAAPVVAYQPEPEPIYTK is encoded by the coding sequence ATGTTCAATACAGCAAGAAAGGCCCTGTTCGCGTTGCTGTTCGCGGGCCTGGCCTGGCCAGTGTTCGCAGCCGACCTGCCCGAGCCGCAGGTCGAAGAGGCACCGCCGCCGGCTTACGAGCAGCCGGTCGATGTCGGTGGCTGGTATATCCGTGGCGACATCGACTATCACAAGTCCGATGTGCGCGGCATCGACTATTCGACCTACAGCCTCGATCCCTGCAATTGCGGTAATATCCTGGTTGGTGGCAAAAGCTTCGATTACGCCAAGCTGAAGGGCGGTTTCTCGCTCGGCGGCGGCGTCGGCTACAAGATCAGCGATCATCTGCGCGCTGACGTGACCGCCGACTACTGGTTCAAGTCGAACTTCAACGGCGGTACCTCGGATCTCCTCACATCTTCGGTCGAAGTGTCGAAGATGAGCGCCCTGTTGCTGCTCGCCAATGCCTATGTCGACATTGGCACCTGGCACGGCATCACGCCCTATGTCGGCGCCGGCATCGGCGGCGCGCATGTCAAGTGGGAGACTGTCTATGATCCGACCCCGGGCGCTACCGAGACCAATCCCGGAGCATCCAACTGGCGCTTCGCCTACGCCCTCATGGCCGGCGCTTCCTACTGCCTGACCGACAAGGTCATCCTTGATGCCGGCTATCGCTTCTCCCATATCCAGGGCGGCCGTATGTTCGAATGGGATACGAGCAGCGCGGGTCCTGGCTTCGACCGCGGCATCAACACCCACGAGGTACGCGGTGGCCTGCGCTATCAGTTCGGCGGCAATAATGGATGCGCTGCGCCGGTGGTTGCTTACCAGCCCGAACCCGAGCCGATCTACACCAAGTAA
- a CDS encoding CcdB family protein: protein MARYDVFAGRIEGNYLLDVQSDLLDNFKTRVVVPLLPIAAVPPPMRKLHPIFEINGRKLVMATHLIATVPISELGESRLNLTKHHDDIVAALDMLFQGF, encoded by the coding sequence ATGGCCCGCTATGATGTCTTCGCCGGCCGCATCGAAGGCAACTATCTGCTCGACGTCCAATCCGACCTGCTCGATAATTTCAAGACACGGGTCGTCGTCCCGCTTCTTCCGATTGCAGCGGTGCCGCCGCCGATGCGAAAGCTTCACCCGATCTTCGAGATCAATGGCCGGAAGCTGGTCATGGCGACACACCTGATTGCCACCGTTCCAATAAGCGAATTGGGTGAAAGTCGGCTGAACCTGACGAAGCACCACGACGACATTGTCGCCGCGCTCGACATGCTGTTCCAAGGTTTCTGA
- the serA gene encoding phosphoglycerate dehydrogenase, protein MAPRVLVSDKLSPTAVQIFKDRGVEVDYLPDLGKDKEKLLEVISQYDGLAIRSATKVTEKLISAATNLKVIGRAGIGVDNVDIPAASRKGIIVMNTPFGNSITTAEHAVAMIFALARQIPEANASTHAGKWEKNRFMGVEITGKTLGVIGCGNIGSIVATRGVGLKMHVIAFDPFLSDKRAEELGVDKVELDELFARADFITLHTPLTDKTRNIIDAAAIAKMKKGVRIINCARGGLVVEADLIAALKSGKVAGAGIDVFEVEPAEQNALFGMENVVATPHLGASTAEAQENVALQVAEQMSDYLIKGAVSNAINMPSITAEEAPRLKPFVKLAEVLGAFVGQVTEDPIKEVEILFDGSTATMNTRALISAALAGLIRPQVADVNMVSAPIMVKERGIIVAEVKRDKSGVFDGYIKLTVKTEHMTRSIAGTCFSDGKPRFIQIKGINLDAEVGQHMLYTTNADAPGIIGLLGTVCGENGVNIANFQLGRNRPGGDAIALLYLDAPFPEKVLEQVRAHKSIDSAKRLQFDVGGV, encoded by the coding sequence ATGGCGCCCCGCGTTCTCGTCTCTGACAAACTCTCTCCCACCGCCGTGCAGATATTCAAGGATCGCGGCGTCGAGGTCGACTATCTGCCCGACCTCGGCAAGGACAAGGAAAAGCTGCTCGAAGTGATCAGCCAGTATGACGGCCTCGCCATCCGCTCGGCGACCAAGGTCACCGAGAAGCTGATCAGCGCCGCCACGAACCTCAAGGTCATCGGCCGCGCCGGTATCGGCGTCGACAATGTCGATATACCGGCGGCCAGCCGCAAGGGTATCATCGTGATGAACACGCCCTTCGGCAATTCGATCACGACGGCCGAACATGCCGTGGCGATGATCTTTGCGCTGGCGCGGCAGATCCCGGAGGCCAACGCCTCGACCCATGCCGGCAAGTGGGAAAAGAACCGCTTCATGGGCGTCGAGATCACCGGCAAGACGCTGGGTGTCATCGGCTGCGGCAATATCGGTTCGATCGTCGCCACGCGCGGCGTCGGCCTGAAGATGCATGTCATCGCCTTCGACCCGTTCCTGTCGGACAAGCGCGCCGAGGAGCTGGGTGTCGACAAGGTCGAACTCGACGAGCTGTTCGCGCGCGCGGACTTCATCACGCTGCACACGCCGCTGACCGACAAGACGCGCAACATCATCGATGCCGCGGCAATCGCCAAGATGAAGAAGGGCGTGCGCATCATCAATTGCGCGCGCGGCGGGCTGGTCGTCGAGGCCGATCTGATCGCGGCGCTGAAGAGCGGCAAGGTGGCGGGCGCCGGCATCGATGTGTTCGAGGTGGAGCCGGCCGAGCAGAACGCGCTGTTTGGCATGGAAAACGTGGTGGCGACACCGCATCTCGGCGCCTCGACGGCGGAGGCGCAGGAGAATGTCGCGCTGCAGGTCGCCGAGCAGATGTCGGACTATCTGATCAAAGGCGCGGTCTCCAACGCCATCAACATGCCGTCGATCACGGCGGAGGAAGCGCCGCGGCTGAAGCCCTTCGTCAAGCTCGCCGAAGTGCTCGGCGCCTTTGTCGGCCAAGTCACCGAGGATCCGATCAAGGAGGTCGAGATACTGTTCGATGGCTCGACCGCGACGATGAACACGCGCGCGCTGATCAGCGCTGCCCTTGCCGGGCTGATCCGGCCGCAGGTCGCCGACGTCAACATGGTGTCGGCGCCGATCATGGTGAAGGAGCGCGGCATCATCGTCGCCGAGGTCAAGCGCGACAAGTCGGGCGTGTTCGACGGCTACATCAAGCTGACGGTCAAGACCGAGCATATGACGCGCTCGATCGCCGGCACCTGCTTCTCGGACGGCAAGCCGCGCTTCATCCAGATCAAGGGCATCAACCTGGACGCCGAGGTCGGCCAGCACATGCTTTACACGACCAACGCCGATGCGCCGGGCATTATCGGCCTGCTCGGCACGGTGTGCGGCGAGAACGGCGTCAACATCGCCAATTTCCAGCTTGGCCGCAACCGGCCGGGCGGCGACGCCATAGCGCTGCTCTATCTCGATGCGCCGTTCCCGGAAAAAGTGCTGGAGCAGGTGCGGGCGCACAAGTCGATCGACTCGGCCAAGCGGCTGCAATTCGACGTGGGCGGGGTCTGA
- a CDS encoding thiamine diphosphokinase, translating into MSTFTILLGGDLIRTPRLDRQVEGSRVIAADAGIGHARLLGLVPELWVGDFDSVPANLPDDLAAVPRQTFPAEKDKTDGELAIAAALDRGATRLVLAGAFGGKRADHAFLHLALALRLAEAGRDVLLTSGAQEGVPLLLGKAGFDYADGTLFSILGFSELAGLTVSGAKWPLSEVEVAFGSSLTISNEVKFDKTGGRLEIALGHGRALLLAHPYPLPES; encoded by the coding sequence ATGAGCACATTCACCATCCTGCTTGGCGGCGATCTCATCCGCACGCCCCGGCTCGACCGCCAGGTCGAAGGCTCGCGCGTCATCGCCGCCGACGCCGGCATCGGCCATGCGCGGCTGCTCGGCCTTGTGCCTGAGCTGTGGGTGGGCGATTTCGATTCCGTGCCGGCCAATCTGCCGGACGATCTCGCCGCGGTGCCCCGCCAGACCTTTCCGGCGGAAAAGGACAAGACCGACGGCGAACTGGCGATCGCTGCAGCCCTCGACCGCGGCGCGACCCGCCTTGTGCTGGCAGGCGCTTTTGGCGGCAAGCGTGCCGACCACGCCTTCCTGCATCTGGCGCTCGCCCTGCGGCTGGCCGAGGCTGGAAGGGACGTGCTGCTGACCAGCGGCGCCCAGGAAGGCGTGCCCTTGCTGTTGGGAAAGGCCGGGTTCGACTATGCCGACGGCACGCTGTTTTCGATCCTCGGTTTTTCCGAGCTTGCCGGCTTGACCGTCTCCGGCGCCAAATGGCCGCTGAGCGAGGTCGAGGTGGCGTTCGGCTCGTCACTGACCATCTCCAACGAGGTCAAGTTCGACAAGACCGGGGGCCGCCTCGAAATCGCGCTCGGCCACGGCCGCGCACTGCTGCTCGCCCATCCCTATCCCTTGCCTGAAAGCTGA
- a CDS encoding outer membrane protein, protein MTLTSRIVLALAGLGLLPLDPAFAADYDPPVYADQAPDYVPVEVGSGWYLRGDVSYLVQKSFKNGDFTFPSAINNENFSESDNAAFGSIGFGYHFNDYLRADLNLGYLPGNKASFGYDDSAVVALPTLPTQGSGSLKNYAFSGILNGYVDLGTYVGITPYVGAGIGFVRSSRKLSATYTDNNVPANSFSLQDNATQYSLAYTLNAGLAYQVTKNVAVDLGYQYFSAPSAEYGTAESLTSFPVKKGISNHQVKLGLRYDLW, encoded by the coding sequence ATGACACTCACATCGCGTATTGTGCTGGCGCTTGCCGGACTTGGCCTCTTGCCACTGGACCCCGCATTTGCCGCCGACTACGATCCGCCGGTCTACGCCGACCAGGCGCCCGACTATGTGCCGGTCGAGGTCGGCTCGGGGTGGTATCTGCGCGGCGACGTCTCCTATCTGGTGCAGAAGAGCTTCAAAAATGGGGATTTCACCTTCCCGTCGGCGATCAACAACGAAAACTTTAGCGAGAGCGACAACGCGGCCTTCGGGAGCATCGGTTTCGGCTATCATTTCAACGATTACCTCCGCGCCGATCTCAACCTCGGCTATTTGCCGGGTAACAAGGCCAGCTTCGGCTATGACGATTCAGCGGTCGTAGCACTGCCGACATTGCCGACCCAGGGATCCGGATCGCTGAAGAACTATGCCTTCTCGGGAATACTCAATGGCTATGTCGATCTCGGCACATATGTCGGAATCACGCCCTATGTTGGCGCCGGCATCGGTTTTGTCCGCAGTTCGCGGAAGCTTTCGGCGACTTACACCGACAACAATGTCCCCGCCAACAGTTTCAGCCTGCAGGATAATGCGACACAATACTCCCTCGCCTATACTCTGAATGCCGGCCTTGCCTACCAGGTGACGAAGAATGTTGCCGTCGACCTGGGCTATCAGTATTTTTCCGCCCCGAGCGCGGAGTATGGGACGGCCGAAAGCCTGACCTCCTTTCCGGTCAAGAAGGGAATCAGCAATCACCAGGTCAAGCTCGGGCTGCGCTACGATCTCTGGTAG
- a CDS encoding ABC-F family ATP-binding cassette domain-containing protein gives MAPPLLNLDGIKLTFGGTPLLDGAALTASAGDKIALVGRNGSGKSTLLKIAAGLIEPQDGEVFRQPSATVRYLPQMPDMEGFATVRAYVEAGLGPADDPYRASYLMEHLGLSGEERPGDLSGGEARRAALARVMAPEPDILLLDEPTNHLDLSVIEWLEEELVRTSSALIVISHDRRFLERVSRATVWLDRGQTRRLDKGFGHFEEWRDLVLEEEEREQHKLGRQIVREEHWLRYGVTARRKRNMRRLGELQTMRKNFRGHRGAEGNATMVASDAAESGKLVIEAKNIEKSFGDLTVVKGFSTRIQRGDRVGLVGPNGAGKTTLLKMLTGELAPDAGSIRLGTNLEIATLDQKREAVDPQETLAQYLTDGRGENLVINGEQRHVVSYMKDFLFKPEQARTPVRELSGGERARLILARVLARPANLLVLDEPTNDLDMETLELLQELVAGFAGTVILVSHDRDFLDRTVTSLIAPDGDGRWIEYAGGYSDMLAQRGGTRLDDRKARAKAEAGDGSAPGKSEAAAPKGPAKKLSFKQKFALESLPKKIEAVMASISRLENNIADPAFYERDPASFQKTIAALDKERATLAALEEEWLELEMLREEMEG, from the coding sequence ATGGCCCCGCCCCTTCTCAATCTCGACGGGATAAAACTGACCTTCGGCGGCACGCCGCTGCTCGATGGCGCAGCCTTGACGGCTTCGGCCGGTGACAAGATCGCGCTGGTCGGCCGCAACGGGTCGGGCAAGTCGACGCTGCTCAAGATCGCCGCCGGCCTGATCGAGCCGCAGGACGGCGAGGTCTTCCGCCAGCCTTCGGCGACCGTCCGCTATCTGCCGCAGATGCCCGACATGGAGGGTTTTGCCACTGTGCGCGCCTATGTCGAGGCAGGGCTGGGACCCGCCGACGATCCCTACCGCGCCAGCTATCTGATGGAGCATCTCGGCCTGTCCGGCGAAGAGCGGCCGGGCGATCTGTCGGGCGGCGAGGCGAGGCGCGCAGCGCTTGCTCGCGTCATGGCGCCGGAGCCGGACATTCTGCTTCTTGATGAGCCGACTAACCACCTCGATCTGTCGGTCATCGAATGGCTGGAAGAGGAACTCGTCCGCACCTCCTCTGCGCTTATCGTCATCTCGCACGACCGCCGCTTTCTCGAGCGCGTGTCGCGCGCCACCGTCTGGCTCGATCGCGGCCAGACCCGCAGGCTGGACAAGGGCTTTGGCCATTTCGAGGAATGGCGCGACCTGGTGCTGGAAGAAGAAGAGCGCGAGCAGCACAAGCTCGGCCGGCAGATCGTGCGCGAGGAGCACTGGTTGCGTTACGGCGTGACCGCGCGACGCAAGCGCAACATGCGCCGACTCGGCGAATTGCAGACCATGCGCAAGAATTTTCGCGGTCATCGCGGCGCCGAAGGCAACGCCACCATGGTGGCGAGCGACGCGGCCGAATCCGGCAAGCTGGTGATCGAAGCGAAAAACATCGAGAAAAGCTTTGGCGATCTCACTGTGGTCAAGGGCTTCTCGACCCGTATCCAGCGCGGCGACCGCGTCGGCCTCGTCGGACCGAACGGCGCCGGCAAGACCACGCTTTTGAAGATGCTGACCGGCGAGTTGGCGCCGGATGCCGGCTCGATCAGGCTCGGCACCAATCTGGAAATCGCCACGCTCGACCAGAAGCGCGAGGCGGTCGACCCGCAGGAAACTCTGGCGCAGTACCTGACCGACGGGCGCGGCGAAAACCTCGTCATCAATGGCGAGCAGCGCCATGTCGTCTCCTACATGAAGGACTTCCTGTTCAAGCCGGAGCAGGCACGCACCCCGGTGCGCGAGCTGTCCGGCGGCGAGCGGGCGCGGCTTATCCTGGCGCGTGTGCTGGCGCGGCCGGCGAACCTCCTGGTGCTCGATGAGCCGACCAACGATCTCGACATGGAGACGCTGGAACTGCTGCAGGAACTGGTCGCCGGTTTTGCCGGGACCGTCATCCTGGTCAGCCACGATCGTGACTTTCTCGACCGCACGGTAACCAGCCTGATCGCCCCGGACGGCGACGGGCGCTGGATCGAATATGCCGGTGGCTATTCCGACATGCTGGCGCAGCGCGGCGGCACAAGGCTCGACGACCGCAAGGCGCGCGCCAAGGCCGAAGCTGGCGACGGGTCGGCGCCAGGCAAGAGCGAGGCGGCAGCGCCAAAAGGACCGGCGAAGAAACTGTCGTTCAAGCAGAAATTTGCGCTGGAGTCGCTGCCGAAGAAAATCGAGGCGGTGATGGCGTCGATCTCGCGGCTGGAGAACAACATCGCCGATCCGGCCTTTTACGAACGCGATCCGGCCTCGTTCCAGAAGACCATCGCCGCCCTCGACAAGGAACGTGCGACACTGGCCGCACTCGAGGAAGAGTGGCTGGAATTGGAGATGCTGCGGGAAGAGATGGAGGGGTGA
- a CDS encoding phosphoserine transaminase, with translation MTTHTKPGLRPANPNFSSGPCAKRPGWSVEALRNAALGRSHRAKIGKTKLEQAIELTREILQVPADYRIGIVPASDTGAVEMALWSLLGERGVDMVAWESFGSGWVTDVVKQLKLADVRKLEAGYGELPDLAKIDFDRDVVFTWNGTTSGVRVPNGDFIPADRKGLTICDATSAAFAQKLDFEKLDVVTFSWQKVLGGEGAHGMLILSPRAVARLESYKPSWPLPKIFRLTSGGKLIEGIFKGETINTPSMLCVEDYLDALHWAKSIGGLDALVARADANAAVLDGFVGKSSWLGHLAVAPATRSNTSVCLSFTDPDIAALDADAQAAFAKGLVSALDKEDVAYDIGSYRDAPPGLRIWCGATVETSDIEALLPWLDWAFAAQKASLKAAA, from the coding sequence ATGACGACGCATACGAAGCCCGGACTCCGTCCGGCAAACCCCAATTTCTCCTCAGGTCCCTGCGCTAAACGTCCCGGCTGGTCGGTCGAGGCGCTCAGGAATGCCGCGCTCGGCCGTTCCCATCGCGCCAAGATCGGCAAGACCAAGCTCGAACAGGCGATCGAGCTGACGCGCGAAATCCTGCAAGTTCCTGCCGACTACCGCATCGGCATCGTGCCGGCGTCGGACACAGGTGCTGTCGAGATGGCACTTTGGTCGCTGCTCGGCGAGCGCGGCGTCGACATGGTCGCCTGGGAAAGCTTCGGCTCCGGCTGGGTCACCGATGTGGTCAAGCAGCTGAAGCTCGCCGATGTGCGCAAGCTTGAGGCCGGCTACGGCGAGTTGCCGGACCTGGCCAAGATCGATTTCGACCGCGACGTGGTCTTCACCTGGAACGGCACCACGTCGGGCGTGCGCGTGCCGAACGGCGATTTCATCCCTGCCGATCGCAAGGGACTGACCATCTGCGATGCCACTTCGGCCGCCTTCGCGCAAAAGCTCGATTTCGAAAAGCTCGACGTCGTCACCTTCTCCTGGCAGAAAGTGCTGGGCGGCGAGGGCGCGCATGGCATGCTGATCCTGTCGCCCCGCGCCGTCGCGCGGCTGGAGAGCTACAAGCCTTCATGGCCGCTGCCGAAAATCTTCCGCCTGACCTCGGGCGGCAAGCTGATCGAGGGCATCTTCAAGGGTGAGACCATCAACACGCCGTCGATGCTGTGCGTCGAGGACTATCTCGACGCGCTCCACTGGGCGAAGTCGATCGGCGGCCTTGATGCACTGGTCGCCAGGGCGGATGCCAATGCGGCCGTCCTTGATGGCTTTGTCGGTAAATCATCCTGGCTCGGCCATCTCGCCGTCGCGCCGGCGACGCGGTCGAACACATCCGTATGCCTGTCCTTCACCGATCCGGATATCGCGGCGCTCGACGCTGACGCGCAGGCGGCTTTCGCCAAGGGGCTGGTTTCGGCGCTCGACAAGGAAGATGTCGCCTATGACATCGGCTCCTATCGTGACGCGCCTCCCGGCCTGCGTATCTGGTGTGGTGCGACGGTCGAGACTTCAGATATCGAAGCGCTGCTGCCCTGGCTCGACTGGGCCTTCGCCGCGCAGAAGGCGTCGCTGAAAGCAGCGGCCTGA
- a CDS encoding DMT family transporter: MHRSAYLFLLLTTLLWGGNSVAGKLAVDHVSPMMLVFLRWVLAVAILLPIGWRTIQEDWPVVRRHWFVLAALGASGFTLFNTIFYTALNYTTAINVSIEQAAMPILIMTANFIFFRLRVNWAQIAGVVLTIAGVILTACHGDPRRLLTLELNFGDAIMLVAVILYSGYSVGLRLKPAMHWQSLMLAMSIAALITSLPFLLWEVAAGKVIVPDARGWTVIIYTAIGASVISQITYIRGNELIGANRAGLFINLVPIFGTLLSVLIVGETFQLYQALALVLVLGGIALAEYSGRRKAMLDRSTTR, from the coding sequence ATGCACCGAAGCGCTTATTTATTCCTGCTGCTCACCACCCTGTTGTGGGGCGGCAATTCGGTGGCCGGCAAGCTTGCGGTCGACCACGTCTCGCCGATGATGCTGGTCTTCCTGCGCTGGGTGCTGGCGGTGGCGATCCTGCTGCCGATCGGCTGGCGCACGATCCAGGAGGACTGGCCCGTGGTGCGCCGGCACTGGTTCGTCCTGGCTGCACTCGGCGCCAGCGGCTTTACCCTGTTCAACACCATCTTCTACACGGCGCTCAACTACACGACCGCGATCAACGTCTCGATCGAACAGGCGGCGATGCCGATCCTGATCATGACAGCCAATTTCATCTTCTTCCGCCTGCGTGTGAACTGGGCGCAGATTGCAGGCGTCGTGCTGACCATTGCCGGCGTCATCCTGACCGCTTGCCACGGCGACCCGCGCCGGCTGTTGACGCTGGAACTCAATTTCGGCGACGCCATCATGCTGGTGGCGGTCATCCTTTACAGTGGCTATTCGGTCGGCTTGCGGCTGAAGCCGGCGATGCATTGGCAGAGCCTGATGCTGGCCATGTCGATCGCAGCGCTCATCACCTCGCTGCCCTTCTTGCTGTGGGAGGTCGCCGCCGGCAAGGTGATCGTGCCCGATGCACGCGGCTGGACCGTCATCATCTACACCGCGATCGGCGCCTCGGTCATTTCGCAGATAACCTACATCAGGGGCAACGAGCTGATCGGCGCCAACCGCGCCGGGCTGTTCATCAATCTGGTGCCGATCTTCGGCACGCTGCTTTCGGTGCTGATCGTCGGCGAAACGTTCCAGCTCTATCAGGCGCTGGCACTGGTCCTCGTGCTGGGCGGCATCGCGCTCGCCGAATACAGCGGACGCAGGAAGGCGATGCTGGACCGCTCCACGACGCGCTGA
- a CDS encoding adenylosuccinate synthase, with protein MANVVVVGSQWGDEGKGKIVDWLSERADVVVRFQGGHNAGHTLVVDGKVYKLSLLPSGVVRQGKLSIIGNGVVFDPHAFVAEVAKLKAQGVEVTPDRLKIAENTALILSLHRELDGFREDAASNSGTKIGTTRRGIGPAYEDKVGRRAVRVMDLADLETLPLKIDRLLTHHNALRRGLGHAEVTHDAILSELTSVADEILPYMDRVWKILDDKRRAGERILFEGAQGTLLDIDHGTYPFVTSSNTVAGQAAAGSGVGPGAIGYVLGITKAYTTRVGEGPFPTEQKNEIGEFLGTRGHEFGVVTGRKRRCGWFDAVLVRQAVAVNGIKGVALTKLDVLDGLDEIKVCTGYRLDGEMIDYLPASQGAQARVEPVYETLEGWKGTTAGARSWNDLPAQAVKYVRYIEELIGAPVALLSTSPERDDTILVTDPFQD; from the coding sequence ATGGCCAATGTGGTGGTCGTCGGCTCGCAATGGGGCGACGAAGGCAAGGGCAAGATCGTCGACTGGCTGTCGGAGCGCGCCGACGTCGTGGTGCGTTTCCAGGGCGGCCACAATGCCGGCCACACGCTGGTCGTCGACGGCAAGGTCTACAAGCTGTCGCTGTTGCCGTCCGGTGTCGTGCGGCAGGGCAAGCTGTCCATCATCGGCAATGGCGTGGTCTTCGACCCGCATGCTTTCGTGGCGGAGGTGGCGAAGCTCAAGGCGCAAGGTGTCGAAGTAACGCCGGATCGCCTGAAAATAGCCGAAAACACAGCGCTTATCCTGTCGCTGCACCGGGAACTGGACGGATTTCGCGAGGACGCCGCCTCAAATTCCGGGACGAAGATTGGCACGACCCGGCGGGGCATTGGTCCGGCCTATGAGGACAAGGTGGGTCGGCGCGCGGTGCGGGTGATGGATCTGGCGGATTTGGAAACACTGCCCTTGAAGATCGACAGGCTGCTGACGCACCACAATGCGCTGCGCCGTGGGCTTGGCCATGCCGAAGTCACGCATGACGCGATCTTGAGTGAGCTGACCTCGGTCGCCGACGAGATCCTGCCCTATATGGACCGTGTCTGGAAGATCCTCGACGACAAGCGCCGTGCCGGCGAGCGCATCCTGTTCGAGGGCGCGCAAGGCACGTTGCTCGACATCGACCACGGCACCTATCCGTTCGTCACCTCGTCCAACACCGTGGCCGGGCAGGCGGCCGCCGGCTCCGGCGTCGGTCCGGGCGCGATCGGCTATGTCCTCGGCATCACCAAGGCCTATACGACGCGTGTCGGCGAAGGTCCGTTCCCGACCGAACAGAAGAACGAGATCGGCGAATTCCTCGGCACGCGTGGCCACGAATTCGGCGTCGTCACCGGGCGCAAGCGCCGCTGCGGCTGGTTCGACGCGGTGCTGGTGCGCCAGGCTGTCGCCGTCAACGGCATCAAGGGCGTTGCACTGACCAAACTCGACGTGCTCGACGGGCTGGACGAGATCAAGGTCTGCACCGGCTATCGCCTCGACGGCGAGATGATCGACTATCTGCCGGCGAGCCAGGGCGCACAGGCCCGTGTCGAACCGGTCTACGAGACGCTGGAAGGGTGGAAAGGCACCACCGCCGGCGCGCGCAGTTGGAACGATCTCCCGGCCCAGGCGGTCAAATATGTCCGATACATAGAGGAGCTGATCGGCGCGCCGGTCGCCCTCCTCTCCACCAGCCCGGAACGGGACGACACAATACTTGTGACCGATCCGTTTCAAGACTAG
- a CDS encoding type II toxin-antitoxin system CcdA family antitoxin, whose protein sequence is MRKIALNAIRQPANLSIDSNLMREAKGLDVNVSRAAEAGIAEAVAAEKTRLWKLENRATMDAWNDYVEKNGIPLDEYRQF, encoded by the coding sequence ATGCGTAAGATTGCCTTGAATGCGATCCGTCAGCCAGCAAATCTGTCCATCGATTCCAACCTCATGAGGGAAGCCAAGGGGCTTGACGTGAATGTCTCGCGCGCCGCGGAAGCCGGCATCGCGGAGGCTGTGGCGGCTGAAAAGACGCGGCTGTGGAAGCTTGAGAACCGGGCCACGATGGATGCGTGGAACGACTATGTCGAGAAAAACGGCATTCCACTGGACGAATACCGGCAGTTCTGA
- the thiB gene encoding thiamine ABC transporter substrate binding subunit, protein MRTLLYALVSAMVVALSGPALAKDKLTVYTYESFTADWGPGPVVKKEFEAECGCDVEFVSVADGVALLNRVKLEGASTKADIVLGLDTNLTADAKASGLFAPHGAVSDVNVPGGWTDDTFVPFDYGYFAVVYDTQKLKTPPKSLKDLVEGSADDKIVIQDPRTSTPGLGLLLWIKSVYGDKAPEAWANLKTKVLTVTPGWSEAYGLFTKGEAPMVLSYTTSPAYHMVAENTERYQAASFEEGEYLQIEVAGITTTGAKNPLAEKFMAFMTGPKFQDAIPETNWMFPAGKTDKPLNPAFDKLVKPTKTLLFSPEEVAANRKAWVDEWLAVMSK, encoded by the coding sequence ATGCGCACGCTTTTATACGCTCTTGTCTCAGCCATGGTCGTGGCGCTGTCCGGGCCGGCCTTGGCCAAGGACAAGCTCACTGTCTACACTTATGAGAGCTTCACCGCCGACTGGGGTCCCGGCCCGGTGGTGAAGAAGGAATTCGAGGCCGAATGCGGCTGCGACGTCGAGTTTGTCTCGGTCGCCGATGGCGTGGCGCTGCTCAACCGCGTCAAGCTCGAAGGCGCATCGACAAAGGCCGATATCGTGCTCGGCCTCGACACCAATCTTACTGCCGATGCGAAGGCCTCTGGCCTGTTTGCCCCGCATGGCGCGGTGAGCGATGTCAACGTGCCGGGCGGCTGGACCGACGACACTTTTGTTCCCTTCGACTACGGCTATTTCGCTGTCGTCTATGACACGCAGAAGCTGAAGACGCCGCCCAAGAGCCTTAAGGATCTGGTCGAAGGCAGTGCCGACGACAAGATCGTCATCCAGGATCCGCGCACCTCGACACCCGGCCTCGGCTTGCTCTTGTGGATCAAGTCGGTCTATGGCGACAAGGCGCCGGAAGCCTGGGCCAATCTGAAGACAAAAGTGCTGACCGTGACGCCGGGCTGGAGCGAGGCCTACGGCCTGTTCACCAAGGGCGAGGCGCCGATGGTGCTGTCCTACACGACCTCGCCAGCCTATCACATGGTCGCCGAGAACACCGAGCGCTACCAGGCGGCTTCCTTTGAAGAAGGCGAATATCTGCAGATCGAGGTCGCCGGCATCACCACGACCGGCGCGAAGAACCCGCTGGCGGAAAAGTTCATGGCCTTCATGACCGGGCCGAAATTCCAGGACGCCATCCCGGAGACCAACTGGATGTTCCCGGCAGGCAAGACCGACAAGCCGCTCAACCCGGCCTTCGACAAGCTGGTCAAGCCGACCAAGACGCTGCTGTTCAGCCCCGAGGAGGTTGCCGCCAACCGCAAGGCCTGGGTGGATGAATGGCTGGCGGTGATGAGCAAGTAG